The Parabacteroides sp. AD58 genome includes a window with the following:
- a CDS encoding RNA polymerase sigma-70 factor: MLNKSDKRSLFEQLFKKNYSRLCGLAYQYLNDIEESKDVVNDAFEAVWNKFHTLQMDTADTYLMTIVRNRCLNLLEHRKVQQQYGASFTESDLLEEEMDWEDRERILEKIESVCNELPDKTRYILSQCYFHRKTYKEIASELQITPDAVKKHIMKALKVLREAVQKSE; encoded by the coding sequence ATGCTGAACAAATCGGACAAAAGAAGCCTCTTCGAGCAACTGTTTAAGAAGAATTATTCCCGTCTGTGCGGACTTGCCTATCAATATCTGAATGATATAGAGGAGTCGAAGGATGTGGTAAATGATGCTTTCGAGGCGGTTTGGAATAAGTTTCATACGCTTCAGATGGATACAGCGGATACCTATCTGATGACAATTGTCAGAAACAGATGCTTAAACCTGCTGGAACATCGGAAAGTACAACAACAATATGGAGCTTCTTTCACGGAATCGGATTTGTTGGAGGAAGAAATGGATTGGGAGGACAGAGAACGGATACTGGAAAAGATTGAATCTGTCTGTAATGAATTACCGGATAAAACCCGTTATATATTGAGCCAATGTTATTTTCATCGTAAAACCTATAAAGAGATAGCTTCGGAATTACAAATCACACCTGATGCTGTCAAGAAACATATCATGAAAGCCTTGAAGGTATTACGGGAAGCGGTACAGAAGTCTGAATAA
- a CDS encoding FecR family protein, which yields MEEKNYKDREHQTGTSEKETENLSTSDSQLLREAGRICTEQDIEKMFPADQAWKDFSRKRKRSNRKRILYTMMGAAAVILIAVAGYLSFTAESEVTSYDLFTAVKQEPGCILTGSDGSQEIVLQDELNLLDDTYRGKEHYTIETPLGKNLRVILPDSSLVILNAHSRLRYTQKGKRLTTLEGEAYFEVRKDSEHPFVVQAGTAKACVLGTSFNIRHYEQEQIHITLLTGSLAIESEATENPEIMKPGDDASLLEDGKVIIQEKGETSRPMWTSGYFSFDDTPLSEVLCELGRWYNINVTVLHPEAMTRNLHFRCKRSSELDNILDILNELGGFRLVKKENTIFVQ from the coding sequence ATGGAAGAGAAGAATTATAAGGATAGAGAACATCAAACGGGAACTTCGGAAAAGGAAACAGAAAACCTGTCAACTTCGGATAGCCAGTTGCTACGGGAAGCCGGACGTATATGTACAGAGCAAGATATAGAAAAGATGTTTCCGGCAGATCAGGCGTGGAAGGACTTTTCCCGTAAAAGAAAGCGGTCAAACCGGAAACGTATTCTTTACACGATGATGGGAGCTGCTGCTGTTATTCTCATTGCGGTAGCCGGATATCTGTCTTTCACAGCAGAATCAGAAGTCACCAGCTATGATCTTTTTACAGCAGTAAAGCAAGAGCCCGGTTGCATCTTGACAGGAAGTGATGGCTCACAAGAGATTGTTCTACAGGATGAATTGAATTTACTGGATGACACCTATCGTGGGAAAGAACATTATACTATAGAAACCCCATTAGGGAAGAATCTTCGGGTGATATTGCCCGATAGCAGCCTGGTGATCTTAAATGCCCATAGCCGACTCCGTTATACACAAAAGGGAAAACGCCTTACTACATTGGAAGGTGAAGCCTATTTTGAAGTCAGGAAGGATTCAGAACACCCGTTTGTCGTGCAGGCAGGTACGGCCAAGGCCTGTGTATTGGGAACAAGCTTTAATATCCGCCATTACGAACAAGAACAAATACATATTACCCTGCTGACCGGTAGTCTGGCTATTGAATCGGAAGCTACAGAAAATCCGGAAATCATGAAGCCTGGTGACGATGCTTCCTTGCTGGAAGACGGAAAAGTTATCATTCAGGAGAAAGGAGAGACGTCTCGTCCGATGTGGACATCCGGATACTTTTCATTTGATGATACTCCTTTATCGGAAGTTCTCTGTGAATTAGGCCGCTGGTATAATATCAATGTAACTGTTCTTCATCCGGAAGCAATGACACGTAATCTTCACTTCAGATGCAAGCGTTCATCGGAACTGGATAATATCCTTGATATCCTGAATGAATTGGGTGGATTTCGTCTGGTAAAGAAAGAAAATACCATTTTTGTGCAATAA